The Glycine soja cultivar W05 chromosome 8, ASM419377v2, whole genome shotgun sequence genome has a window encoding:
- the LOC114422722 gene encoding transcription factor TCP13-like has protein sequence MIKSQKEADFQLKQEGLSQSINDPEKAKATSSSVAQWPRLKDPRIVRVSRAFGGKDRHSKVCTIRGLRDRRVRLSVPTAIQLYDLQDRLGLSQPSKVVDWLLNAAKHEIDELPPLPIIPSVNNFTLGYPSAVTSNEATTSNSQPNEQLLNINRSIQWEDSNHNSTWKLKAKEVSGEMVSTDKPNWISRSEEDKQGSNNQGPSTHVIPNINLLPRANLNHPSFLGLLNTMPHGYRWEHSAGDVSHPLGNNELSNLTDIHNNINVVPFPTSSLSLSTGNSQIMLCPPGATQPYFPSHVTAMDMDPRQINHYQMLSSGSENPLANSLNHSFSLAMMAHKPLLSPNSSKSPSHKDQDFP, from the coding sequence ATGATTAAGAGCCAAAAAGAAGCAGATTTTCAATTAAAACAGGAGGgtctttctcaatcaattaaTGATCCTGAAAAGGCAAAGGCTACATCAAGCTCAGTAGCACAATGGCCAAGATTGAAGGATCCAAGGATTGTTCGAGTATCCAGAGCCTTTGGAGGAAAAGACAGGCATAGCAAGGTTTGCACTATAAGAGGGTTAAGAGACAGACGGGTGAGGCTATCAGTACCAACTGCCATCCAACTCTATGATCTTCAAGATAGGCTAGGGCTCAGTCAACCTAGCAAGGTTGTTGATTGGTTGCTCAATGCAGCTAAGCATGAAATTGATGAACTTCCACCACTTCCCATTATTCCTTCAGTGAATAACTTCACCCTTGGTTATCCATCTGCTGTTACTTCTAATGAAGCTACCACCTCAAATTCTCAGCCTAATGAGCAACTTCTTAATATCAACAGAAGCATTCAATGGGAAGATTCAAACCATAATTCTACATGGAAATTAAAGGCTAAAGAAGTTTCAGGAGAAATGGTTAGCACTGATAAACCAAATTGGATAAGTAGAAGTGAAGAGGATAAGCAAGGAAGCAATAATCAAGGACCTAGCACACATGTTATACCAAATATTAATCTCTTACCAAGAGCAAATCTTAATCATCCTTCATTCTTGGGCTTGCTGAATACTATGCCACATGGTTACCGATGGGAACATTCTGCTGGTGATGTTTCTCATccgttgggcaacaatgaattATCAAACCTAACAGATATACACAACAATATTAACGTTGTACCTTTCCCAACATCATCATTGTCTTTATCAACTGGGAATTCTCAAATTATGCTATGTCCTCCAGGAGCAACGCAACCATATTTCCCTTCACATGTTACAGCAATGGACATGGATCCGAGGCAAATCAACCACTATCAGATGTTGAGTTCAGGTTCTGAAAATCCATTGGCGAATTCTCTCAATCATTCTTTCAGCCTGGCTATGATGGCTCATAAACCTCTTCTTTCACCCAACAGCAGCAAGAGCCCCTCTCACAAAGACCAAGATTTTCCTTAA
- the LOC114422724 gene encoding transcription initiation factor TFIID subunit 8-like encodes MSNGGGKTGRQLEQPGTWGRRKVGGGDDYARAIAKIAVAQVCESEGFQAFQQSALEALSDVVARYILNVGKSAHCHANLSGRTECHAFDVIQGLEDMGSVQGFAGASDVDHCLESSGVIREIVHFVNDAEPVMFAHPIPQFPVVKERVPNPSFLQKGEEPPGEHIPAWLPAFPDLQTYSESPVVNGRGTEPRAVKFDQERENGKGEWPAMNFQQQMVSNMFEKSALIDPADAKAKRVAAEGNPFLAAPLKIEDKEVASVPPPAKLFNDVALDNPVVENFVENEPISAMETFAPAIEAMKSTCCDSNEDQTKFRANEKPTVRFKIGIKNKLLGKSIGLIPQKEEHKNTLPWFAMEDGKDDRKRRAEKILRESLENPDQLVQL; translated from the coding sequence ATGAGCAATGGCGGTGGGAAGACTGGAAGACAGCTTGAACAGCCTGGCACATGGGGGAGGAGGAAAGTTGGTGGTGGTGATGACTATGCCCGGGCGATAGCGAAGATTGCGGTAGCACAGGTGTGCGAAAGCGAGGGATTTCAGGCGTTTCAGCAGTCAGCTCTTGAGGCGCTGTCTGACGTTGTGGCTCGGTATATTTTGAACGTTGGGAAGTCTGCACATTGCCATGCTAATCTTTCAGGTAGAACTGAGTGCCATGCTTTTGATGTCATTCAAGGGTTGGAAGATATGGGATCAGTGCAGGGGTTTGCGGGTGCTTCAGATGTTGATCACTGCCTTGAAAGTTCAGGTGTTATTCGGGAAATTGTTCATTTTGTTAATGATGCTGAACCGGTTATGTTTGCACACCCCATTCCTCAGTTTCCAGTTGTGAAAGAACGGGTGCCTAATCCAAGCTTTTTGCAAAAAGGAGAAGAGCCTCCTGGGGAGCATATTCCTGCTTGGTTGCCTGCGTTCCCTGATCTACAAACTTATTCAGAGTCACCGGTAGTGAATGGAAGAGGGACAGAACCTCGTGCAGTCAAATTTGACCAAGAAAGAGAGAATGGCAAAGGGGAGTGGCCTGCAATGAATTTCCAGCAGCAGATGGTCTCAAATATGTTTGAAAAGTCTGCCTTGATTGACCCTGCAGATGCTAAGGCAAAAAGAGTAGCAGCAGAAGGTAACCCGTTCCTTGCTGCACCTTTGAAAATTGAGGACAAGGAAGTTGCTTCTGTTCCCCCTCCGGCTAAGCTTTTTAATGATGTAGCTCTTGATAATCCTGTTGTGGAAAATTTTGTTGAAAATGAACCGATTTCAGCAATGGAGACATTTGCTCCAGCAATTGAAGCGATGAAAAGCACATGCTGTGATTCCAACGAAGATCAGACAAAATTTCGTGCAAATGAGAAGCCTACAGTGCGTTTTAAGATTgggattaaaaacaaattattaggGAAGTCCATTGGTTTGATCCCACAAAAAGAGGAGCATAAAAATACTTTGCCCTGGTTTGCAATGGAAGATGGGAAGGATGACAGGAAAAGAAGGGCTGAGAAAATTCTAAGGGAATCTTTGGAAAACCCAGATCAGCTTGTTCAGTTGTAA
- the LOC114424018 gene encoding phenolic glucoside malonyltransferase 2-like: MPQLVALFTLNIRSSTTFERRMTHFATVLARRKSFVVSIIVASVSCCFLGLEIILLVFLPLAFLSLYQIGVKFINDWLKHGGSNSISLMVWDLQPSEDASRGSSKLSRSDVEKLKQSVVSKKKKNTNLHLSSFVLSIAYAWVCRVRAEEIKNKSVALALTVDCRWRLEPPLPATYFGNCVGFRLPIAETRELLGEEGLVVAVEAVSDTLETLKDGAVSGAENWSSWLLDGMGAEADVKKIGVAGSPRFEVYSSDFGWGRPKKVEMVSIEKTAVFGLSDSRNGDGIEIGFASLFVNGLESRVSLSLVRSCCFSGIKI, translated from the exons ATGCCCCAACTTGTTGCACTTTTCACACTTAACATTAGGTCTTCTACAACATTTGAAAGGAGGATGACCCACTTTGCCACAGTGCTTGCAAGGAGGAAATCCTTTGTTGTCTCCATTATTGTTGCTAGTGTTAGTTGCTGCTTCTTGGGTCTTGAAATTATTCTTCTTGTATTTCTTCCACTTGCTTTTCTCTCCTTG TATCAAATAGGAGTGAAATTCATTAACGATTGGTTGAAGCATGGAGGAAGCAACAGCATAAGCCTCATGGTTTGGGATCTGCAACCTTCAGAAGATGCAAGTAGAGGCTCATCTAAGTTGTCTCGTTCAGACGTTGAAAAGCTGAAGCAAAGTGTGGTGtccaagaagaaaaagaacacaAACCTTCACTTATCAAGTTTTGTGTTATCTATTGCCTATGCATGGGTTTGCAGGGTGAGAGCTgaggaaattaaaaacaaaagcgTTGCTTTGGCTCTAACTGTTGATTGTAGGTGGCGTTTGGAGCCACCTCTTCCTGCAACATACTTTGGGAACTGTGTTGGATTCAGACTTCCAATTGCTGAAACGAGAGAGTTGTTGGGGGAAGAAGGACTAGTTGTGGCTGTGGAAGCAGTGAGTGATACATTGGAAACTCTGAAGGATGGAGCAGTGAGTGGAGCAGAAAATTGGTCATCATGGTTGCTTGATGGTATGGGAGCTGAAGCTGATGTGAAGAAAATTGGTGTTGCTGGGTCACCGAGGTTTGAGGTATATAGTAGTGACTTTGGCTGGGGAAGACCAAAGAAGGTAGAGATGGTGTCTATTGAAAAAACTGCAGTGTTTGGGCTTTCAGATAGCAGAAATGGGGATGGAATTGAGATAGGTTTTGCTTCTCTTTTTGTCAATGGCCTTGAATCTCGAGTCTCTCTCAGTTTGGTTAGAtcttgttgcttttcaggaataaaaatttaa